A genomic window from Stigmatopora argus isolate UIUO_Sarg chromosome 13, RoL_Sarg_1.0, whole genome shotgun sequence includes:
- the sp3a gene encoding transcription factor Sp3a isoform X1, which produces MTAPEQPLKADEMAALDVNSSQRNFLQHEDGTGNQDIESSPLDLLASTCTKVGSPASEVDRGAAAGVTTDQTSAQLAVSDKWEVLAPSTGAKDDPGMIQIQSQGILTPNGQYVPLQSLQNQPIFVSSGSDTASASSVPNIQYQVIPQIQTADGQLSFATTAMEGANASQHAAGQLQILPDGSQGLCVTSTASILPNNQNLISQTGNIQPIQGISIAGSAFSNQGQVVTNVPVGLPGNITFVPINSIDLDALALSGAQTIATGVTADGQLIMANPPMTVSENQQKTVDALSQTLPVNNANPELFAPTSSSHLQNPTSEASLLTQDATLSTVATQQSNSTAGLQQGFLQQTQEQNTQATSAQPVVQLQQVPTANGQVVQSVATGGQGVQNLQLINPGTFIIQAQTVTPSGQIQWQTFQVQGVQNLQNLQLPTTVPQQITLAPVQTLSLGSGSVGANSGMIPNLQTVTVNSATQQQGTADPPGDVRIKEEPESGEWQLSSDSTLNTSDLSHLQVRLVDDEDYIGLGGKRLRRVACTCPNCKESGGRGSGVGKKKQHICHITGCGKVYGKTSHLRAHLRWHSGERPFVCTWMYCGKRFTRSDELQRHRRTHTGEKKFVCPECSKRFMRSDHLAKHIKTHQNKKGVNSGSAMITSVESAGSSDSLITSPGGTTLILTNIQQGSNNAQDILANAEIPLQLVTTLAASEVME; this is translated from the exons ATGACTG CGCCAGAACAGCCACTGAAAGCCGACGAAATGGCTGCTTTGGACGTCAACAGCAGCCAGCGCAACTTTTTGCAACATGAAGACGGCACGGGCAATCAG GACATTGAGTCGTCGCCCCTCGACCTGCTTGCAAGCACCTGCACTAAGGTGGGCTCACCGGCTTCAGAGGTGGACAGAGGTGCTGCCGCTGGCGTG ACTACAGATCAGACGTCCGCTCAACTTGCAGTCTCTGACAAATGGGAGGTGTTGGCCCCTAGCACGGGCGCAAAGGACGACCCTGGTATGATACAGATTCAAAGCCAAGGCATATTAACGCCAAATGGACAGTACGTTCCTCTCCAGAGTTTGCAGAATCAGCCAATATTTGTGTCATCAGGAAGCGACACTGCCTCTGCCAGTTCAGTGCCTAATATTCAGTACCAAGTAATTCCTCAAATTCAAACTGCAGACGGACAGTTGAGCTTTGCCACCACGGCCATGGAAGGGGCGAATGCGAGTCAGCATGCGGCAGGGCAGCTTCAAATTTTGCCTGATGGGAGCCAGGGTCTCTGTGTGACATCAACTGCGAGCATCCTTCCGAACAACCAGAACCTCATATCACAGACTGGAAATATCCAACCGATCCAGGGGATTTCTATCGCCGGCTCCGCATTCAGCAACCAGGGTCAGGTTGTTACTAACGTGCCTGTGGGTTTGCCAGGGAACATCACTTTTGTTCCTATCAACAGCATAGACTTGGATGCTCTAGCCCTATCCGGAGCCCAGACGATCGCGACGGGCGTCACCGCCGACGGCCAGTTAATCATGGCAAACCCACCGATGACCGTCTCTGAGAATCAGCAGAAGACAGTCGACGCGCTCTCACAAACTCTACCAGTAAACAATGCCAACCCTGAGCTCTTTGCGCCGACATCCTCCTCCCACCTCCAGAATCCCACAAGTGAAGCGAGTCTCCTGACCCAAGACGCCACCTTGTCCACCGTGGCTACGCAGCAGTCCAACTCGACCGCCGGTCTTCAACAAGGGTTCCTCCAGCAGACTCAAGAGCAGAACACCCAGGCGACATCCGCCCAGCCCGTTGTCCAGTTGCAGCAGGTGCCGACGGCCAATGGCCAGGTGGTCCAGTCGGTGGCTACGGGTGGCCAAGGTGTGCAAAACCTTCAGCTGATCAACCCTGGGACCTTCATCATCCAAGCCCAGACGGTGACGCCGTCAGGGCAGATACAGTGGCAGACGTTCCAAGTGCAAGGGGTACAGAACCTGCAAAACCTTCAACTTCCCACCACCGTCCCTCAGCAGATTACTCTGGCTCCTGTCCAAACCCTCTCGCTGGGTTCGGGTTCAGTTGGCGCCAACTCTGGGATGATCCCCAACCTACAAACGGTGACTGTCAACTCAGCGACACAACAGCAGGGAACTGCGGACCCACCTGGCG ATGTGCGGATAAAAGAGGAGCCCGAATCGGGAGAATGGCAGCTAAGCTCCGATTCAACGCTGAACACCAGCGACCTGTCGCACCTTCAGGTCAGGTTGGTGGACGACGAAGATTACATAGGCTTGGGAGGCAAGCGGCTACGGAGGGTGGCGTGCACTTGTCCCAACTGTAAAGAGTCTGGTGGGAG GGGTTCGGGCGTGGGCAAGAAGAAGCAGCACATCTGTCACATCACAGGCTGTGGGAAAGTGTACGGAAAGACTTCACACCTGCGAGCGCACCTGCGCTGGCATTCCGGGGAGCGACCTTTTGTCTGCACCTGGATGTACTGCGGGAAGAGGTTCACGCGCAGCGACGAGCTGCAGAGACACAGAAGAACACATACAG GCGAGAAGAAGTTTGTGTGTCCCGAATGTTCCAAGCGCTTCATGAGGAGCGATCACCTGGCTAAGCACATCAAAACTCACCAGAACAAAAAAGGCGTGAACTCTGGCAGCGCCATGATAACGTCGGTGGAGTCGGCCGGGTCCTCGGACAGCCTCATCACCTCTCCGGGTGGGACCACCCTCATCCTAACCAACATCCAGCAGGGATCCAACAACGCCCAGGACATCTTGGCCAACGCAGAGATCCCCCTGCAGCTTGTCACTACCTTAGCTGCCAGCGAAGTCATGGAGTGA
- the sp3a gene encoding transcription factor Sp3a isoform X2, translating to MTAPEQPLKADEMAALDVNSSQRNFLQHEDGTGNQTTDQTSAQLAVSDKWEVLAPSTGAKDDPGMIQIQSQGILTPNGQYVPLQSLQNQPIFVSSGSDTASASSVPNIQYQVIPQIQTADGQLSFATTAMEGANASQHAAGQLQILPDGSQGLCVTSTASILPNNQNLISQTGNIQPIQGISIAGSAFSNQGQVVTNVPVGLPGNITFVPINSIDLDALALSGAQTIATGVTADGQLIMANPPMTVSENQQKTVDALSQTLPVNNANPELFAPTSSSHLQNPTSEASLLTQDATLSTVATQQSNSTAGLQQGFLQQTQEQNTQATSAQPVVQLQQVPTANGQVVQSVATGGQGVQNLQLINPGTFIIQAQTVTPSGQIQWQTFQVQGVQNLQNLQLPTTVPQQITLAPVQTLSLGSGSVGANSGMIPNLQTVTVNSATQQQGTADPPGDVRIKEEPESGEWQLSSDSTLNTSDLSHLQVRLVDDEDYIGLGGKRLRRVACTCPNCKESGGRGSGVGKKKQHICHITGCGKVYGKTSHLRAHLRWHSGERPFVCTWMYCGKRFTRSDELQRHRRTHTGEKKFVCPECSKRFMRSDHLAKHIKTHQNKKGVNSGSAMITSVESAGSSDSLITSPGGTTLILTNIQQGSNNAQDILANAEIPLQLVTTLAASEVME from the exons ATGACTG CGCCAGAACAGCCACTGAAAGCCGACGAAATGGCTGCTTTGGACGTCAACAGCAGCCAGCGCAACTTTTTGCAACATGAAGACGGCACGGGCAATCAG ACTACAGATCAGACGTCCGCTCAACTTGCAGTCTCTGACAAATGGGAGGTGTTGGCCCCTAGCACGGGCGCAAAGGACGACCCTGGTATGATACAGATTCAAAGCCAAGGCATATTAACGCCAAATGGACAGTACGTTCCTCTCCAGAGTTTGCAGAATCAGCCAATATTTGTGTCATCAGGAAGCGACACTGCCTCTGCCAGTTCAGTGCCTAATATTCAGTACCAAGTAATTCCTCAAATTCAAACTGCAGACGGACAGTTGAGCTTTGCCACCACGGCCATGGAAGGGGCGAATGCGAGTCAGCATGCGGCAGGGCAGCTTCAAATTTTGCCTGATGGGAGCCAGGGTCTCTGTGTGACATCAACTGCGAGCATCCTTCCGAACAACCAGAACCTCATATCACAGACTGGAAATATCCAACCGATCCAGGGGATTTCTATCGCCGGCTCCGCATTCAGCAACCAGGGTCAGGTTGTTACTAACGTGCCTGTGGGTTTGCCAGGGAACATCACTTTTGTTCCTATCAACAGCATAGACTTGGATGCTCTAGCCCTATCCGGAGCCCAGACGATCGCGACGGGCGTCACCGCCGACGGCCAGTTAATCATGGCAAACCCACCGATGACCGTCTCTGAGAATCAGCAGAAGACAGTCGACGCGCTCTCACAAACTCTACCAGTAAACAATGCCAACCCTGAGCTCTTTGCGCCGACATCCTCCTCCCACCTCCAGAATCCCACAAGTGAAGCGAGTCTCCTGACCCAAGACGCCACCTTGTCCACCGTGGCTACGCAGCAGTCCAACTCGACCGCCGGTCTTCAACAAGGGTTCCTCCAGCAGACTCAAGAGCAGAACACCCAGGCGACATCCGCCCAGCCCGTTGTCCAGTTGCAGCAGGTGCCGACGGCCAATGGCCAGGTGGTCCAGTCGGTGGCTACGGGTGGCCAAGGTGTGCAAAACCTTCAGCTGATCAACCCTGGGACCTTCATCATCCAAGCCCAGACGGTGACGCCGTCAGGGCAGATACAGTGGCAGACGTTCCAAGTGCAAGGGGTACAGAACCTGCAAAACCTTCAACTTCCCACCACCGTCCCTCAGCAGATTACTCTGGCTCCTGTCCAAACCCTCTCGCTGGGTTCGGGTTCAGTTGGCGCCAACTCTGGGATGATCCCCAACCTACAAACGGTGACTGTCAACTCAGCGACACAACAGCAGGGAACTGCGGACCCACCTGGCG ATGTGCGGATAAAAGAGGAGCCCGAATCGGGAGAATGGCAGCTAAGCTCCGATTCAACGCTGAACACCAGCGACCTGTCGCACCTTCAGGTCAGGTTGGTGGACGACGAAGATTACATAGGCTTGGGAGGCAAGCGGCTACGGAGGGTGGCGTGCACTTGTCCCAACTGTAAAGAGTCTGGTGGGAG GGGTTCGGGCGTGGGCAAGAAGAAGCAGCACATCTGTCACATCACAGGCTGTGGGAAAGTGTACGGAAAGACTTCACACCTGCGAGCGCACCTGCGCTGGCATTCCGGGGAGCGACCTTTTGTCTGCACCTGGATGTACTGCGGGAAGAGGTTCACGCGCAGCGACGAGCTGCAGAGACACAGAAGAACACATACAG GCGAGAAGAAGTTTGTGTGTCCCGAATGTTCCAAGCGCTTCATGAGGAGCGATCACCTGGCTAAGCACATCAAAACTCACCAGAACAAAAAAGGCGTGAACTCTGGCAGCGCCATGATAACGTCGGTGGAGTCGGCCGGGTCCTCGGACAGCCTCATCACCTCTCCGGGTGGGACCACCCTCATCCTAACCAACATCCAGCAGGGATCCAACAACGCCCAGGACATCTTGGCCAACGCAGAGATCCCCCTGCAGCTTGTCACTACCTTAGCTGCCAGCGAAGTCATGGAGTGA